The Cricetulus griseus strain 17A/GY chromosome 9, alternate assembly CriGri-PICRH-1.0, whole genome shotgun sequence genome has a segment encoding these proteins:
- the LOC107976976 gene encoding carcinoembryonic antigen-related cell adhesion molecule 3-like isoform X2 — protein sequence MEMPSVLLCNGCTPWQGLLLTASLLACWHFHTTSASVNIESVPPHVVEGENVLLLVHNLPENLSTLVWSKGENIRDNAIGLYTLSQDVSAPGPLHSGRETVYHNGSLLLRNVTRKDTGFYTLQSLNSHEDIASRTTIYLHVHTSNCGCPSTCAQITIESVPSSIVEGESVLLVVYNLPENLRAFFWYKGGIVSKNIEVAWHQIARNTTGFGPAYSGREIVYSNGSLLLQNVTWNDTGFYTLRTLSRDLETELVRVQLQLDSCVCKYKNPTTNAQPTVESVPPSVAEGGNALLVVPNLPKDTRAIFWYKGAVAFKNQEVARRKIAAKSSVLGPAHSGRETMYSNGSLLLQNVTRNDAGFYTLRTVTTDLKVGLVHVKLLVDTSLSVCCNSLTSVQLMIEPVPQNAVKGDSVLFLVHNLPEDLRAFAWYKLGHNNQKFKIAEFSRVTNYITHGPAYSERAVVYTNGSLLLQDVMQTDAGVYVLQTLNRDFKTEKAYVQLHVYTCRLPPPNGQLSIELMPTNVAEGKNALLLAHNMPENLVAFHWYLEVAILNSRLIAQKDTIDNKIWIAAAYSGRVTVYHNGSLLFHNATQDDTGFYSLVTISTRVKTQQTHVDLRIYKPVTQPFIQVTSTTVTAQSSVVFTCLSGDTGVSICWIFNNRNLQLTERMTLSPTKCQLSIDPVRREDAGDYQCEVFNPVSSRISLPVSLAVTNE from the exons atggagatgCCCTCTGTGCTTCTGTGCAATGGGTGCACTCCCTGGCAGGGGCTTCTGCTCACAG CCTCCCTTTTAGCATGCTGGCACTTCCACACCACCAGTGCAAGTGTCAACATTGAGTCCGTCCCACCCCATGTGGTTGAAGGAGAAAACGTCCTTCTTCTTGTCCACAATCTTCCAGAGAATCTTTCAACCTTGGTCTGGTCCAAAGGGGAGAATATTAGAGACAATGCGATTGGATTATATACACTGAGCCAAGATGTAAGTGCTCCAGGGCCTCTACACAGTGGTAGAGAGACAGTGTACCACAATGGATCTCTGCTGCTCAGAAATGTCACAAGGAAGGACACAGGATTCTATACCCTACAAAGTTTAAATAGTCATGAAGATATTGCATCAAGAACAACAATTTACCTTCATGTGCACA CTTCCAATTGTGGGTGCCCTTCTACCTGTGCCCAGATCACTATTGAGTCAGTACCATCCAGCATTGTAGAAGGAGAAAGTGTTCTTCTTGTGGTTTATAACCTCCCGGAGAATCTTCGAGCCTTTTTCTGGTACAAAGGAGGCATTGTGTCCAAGAATATTGAGGTTGCCTGGCACCAAATAGCCAGAAATACAACTGGGTTTGGCCCTGCTTACAGTGGCAGAGAGATAGTGTACAGCAATGGATCCCTGCTGCTCCAGAATGTCACCTGGAATGACACTGGATTCTACACCCTACGAACTCTGAGTAGAGATCTGGAAACTGAACTAGTACGTGTGCAACTCCAGTTGGACA gttgtgtgt GCAAATACAAAAATCCTACTACTAATGC CCAGCCCACTGTTGAATCAGTTCCACCCAGCGTTGCTGAAGGGGGAAATGCTCTGTTAGTGGTTCCCAATCTCCCAAAGGATACTCGAGCCATTTTCTGGTACAAAGGTGCGGTTGCATTCAAGAATCAGGAGGTTGCCCGACGCAAAATTGCCGCAAAATCAAGTGTGCTGGGCCCTGCACACAGTGGCAGAGAGACAATGTACAGTAATGGATCCCTGCTGCTCCAGAATGTCACCAGGAATGACGCTGGGTTCTACACCCTCCGAACTGTGACCACTGATCTGAAAGTTGGATTAGTCCATGTGAAACTCCTGGTGGACA cCTCCCTTTCTGTGTGCTGCAACTCTCTCACTTCTGTCCAACTCATGATAGAGCCAGTGCCACAGAATGCTGTTAAAGGGGACAGCGTTCTTTTCCTTGTTCACAATCTGCCAGAAGATCTGCGAGCCTTTGCCTGGTACAAATTAGGGCATAACAACCAGAAATTTAAAATTGCAGAATTCAGCAGAGTCACAAATTACATCACCCATGGGCCTGCCTACAGTGAAAGAGCAGTGGTATACACCAATGGATCCCTTCTGCTCCAGGATGTCATGCAGACAGATGCAGGAGTCTACGTGCTGCAAACATTAAACAGagatttcaaaactgaaaaagcaTATGTCCAATTACATGTGTACA CCTGCAGACTTCCTCCTCCCAATGGCCAGCTCTCTATTGAGTTAATGCCAACAAATGTCGCTGAAGGGAAAAATGCTCTCCTACTTGCTCACAATATGCCTGAGAACCTAGTAGCCTTTCACTGGTACTTAGAGGTAGCCATTCTCAACAGCCGTTTAATTGCACAGAAGGATACAATTGATAATAAAATTTGGATTGCGGCTGCGTACAGTGGTAGAGTGACTGTGTACCACAATGGATCCCTGCTATTCCACAACGCCACCCAGGATGACACTGGATTCTACTCCCTAGTAACCATAAGCACACGTGTTAAAACTCAACAAACACATGTGGACCTCCGAATATACa AGCCTGTGACACAGCCCTTTATCCAAGTCACCAGCACAACAGTTACAGCACAGAGCTCTGTGGTCTTCACCTGCCTCTCAGGTGATACTGGAGTCTCCATCTGTTGGATCTTCAATAACCGAAATCTGCAGCTCACAGAGAGGATGACATTGTCCCCGACAAAGTGCCAACTCAGCATAGATCCTGTCAGGAGGGAAGATGCTGGAGATTATCAGTGTGAGGTGTTCAACCCAGTCAGCTCAAGGATCAGTCTCCCAGTCAGCCTGGCCGTGACGAATGAGTGA
- the LOC100771234 gene encoding carcinoembryonic antigen-related cell adhesion molecule 3-like isoform X2: MPSVLLCNGCTPWQGLLLTASLVTFWHYPTTAEHVTIESVPPHVVEGENVLLLVQNLPENLATLVWSKGVKISNNVIGLYDLNKDVSAPGPLHSGRETVYSNGSLLLRNVTWKDTALYTLKCLNRHGDTASTTTIYLEVHSKYTHCGCPCSSAQPTIELVPPSIVEGESVLLVAHNLPENLRSFFWYKGGIVFKNFEIAQHIIATHSTLLGPVHNGRERVYSNGSLLLQNVTWNDIGFYTLRTLSRNMKSELVRVQLQLDSK, from the exons ATGCCCTCTGTGCTTCTGTGCAATGGGTGCACTCCCTGGCAGGGGCTTCTGCTCACAG CCTCTCTTGTAACATTCTGGCACTACCCCACCACAGCTGAACATGTCACTATTGAATCTGTCCCACCCCATGTGGTCGAAGGAGAAAATGTCCTTCTTCTCGTCCAGAATCTGCCAGAGAATCTTGCAACCTTGGTCTGGTCCAAAGGGGTAAAAATATCAAACAATGTAATTGGATTATATGACCTGAACAAAGATGTAAGTGCTCCAGGGCCTCTACACAGTGGTAGAGAGACAGTGTACAGTAACGGGTCTCTGCTGCTCAGAAATGTCACATGGAAGGACACAGCACTGTATACCCTAAAATGCTTAAATAGACATGGAGATACTGCATCAACAACCACGATTTACCTTGAAGTGCACAGTAAGT ATACCCATTGTGGGTGCCCTTGCTCCTCTGCCCAGCCCACTATTGAATTAGTTCCACCCAGCATTGTAGAAGGAGAAAGCGTTCTTCTAGTGGCTCACAATCTCCCGGAGAATCTTCGATCCTTTTTCTGGTACAAAGGTGGGATTGTGTTCAAGAACTTTGAGATTGCTCAGCACATAATAGCCACCCATTCAACTTTGTTGGGCCCTGTACACAATGGCAGAGAGAGAGTGTACAGCAACGGATCCCTGCTGCTCCAGAATGTCACCTGGAATGACATTGGATTCTACACCCTACGAACTCTGAGTAGAAACATGAAATCTGAATTAGTACGAGTGCAACTCCAGTTGGACAGTAAGTGA